GGTCAATCACATGTGTATCTGTATAGATGGAAAGGCCTACCCAACACGTCAGATTTCCGAGGAGACGTGGGTCACCGACGATTAGAGGCGCTATAAGTCTAAGTCTCCACTGCTTTACGTCGTAATCCGGTTAAAACGGGCTGCGCGGTGTGATGATCATGTAAGCATGAATATGCTGACGGAGAGTACAGTCTAGCTTTCGTACATCTAAACCTTATTGGAGTGTCTGGTGGGAGTCCAGTCATCCTAAACCCAAGCCTAGTACAGGAGTATCCGATGGTGGTCCAGTCATCCTAAACCCAAGCCTAGTACAGGAGTATCCGATGGTAGTCCAGCTATCGTACATCTAAACCTTTGTACTGGAGTGTCTTGTTCCCCCCACAGAGCATGCATAATTTACTAGTCCGGTATGCCTTCTACCTCGTATATTGCTTACCTGTTCTCCGCATTTTATTAGAGCAGCACCAATCTATTTCCGATCCTAGGAGGGAAACCGCATGAGCCACCAAAAGCGTCGACAAGAAGCCGCATGGAAAAGCCGCAAGCAAGAGCAGCATCCTCACGGAAAAATAAAGTCGTTTGCAGAATTGGCTAATGAAGGAACGAAGTAGATCACCGCTGCCAGTATTCGCTCGCGTAAGCTGCGATTATGGCAAAAAAACCAGTTAACACGGGAAACCGTGTCGACTGGTTTTTTTGATGGTGTTATTGATTGTGTTATTGATGGTGTTATTGATGGTGTTATTGATGGTGTTACTGACGGTGTTATTGACTGTGTTATTGATGGTGCTACTGACGGTGATATTGATGGTGCTACTGAGAGTGTACAATTTTCACATCAGCTGCCTAGCTATCCCGCCGAGTCGGGCTGAGAGCGATCTGCCTCACCCTGACTATTCAATCGCATACGTTTCCTCATGCTGCGATGTAATGAATTCGCTTGGCTCGCCCAATGCATAAATATGCAAGAAATGCATAGCACGCGTACAAGCGGTATAAAACAGTTTGCGCTCGTGTTCACGGCCGTAGCGCACCTGGCTGCCGTCGTAGATGAGGACGGCATCGAATTCTACTCCCTTCGCCAAGTACGAAGGGATGACGAGCACGCCCTGGTCAAACTCAGGGCTGTGCTTGGTGATGAGCCGCAAGTCCGCGATACTTGCGGCCAAGGCTTCGTGCGCGAGCGAGCTCTCGCTCGCGGTCTTGCAAATGATCGCGATGGACGCATAGCCGTCCTCCTGCAGCCGCGCTACCTCGGCTGCCAGGCGGCTATGCAGCGATTCGCGATCGCTGATTCGGCTCAGCAGCGGCTTCGCGCCGCTGCGGTTGAAGGCTCAATGGCATCGCCGCCAGGTACGATGCCACGGGTGAACTCCACGATCTCACGCGTGGAGCGGTAGCTGCGAGTCAAACGGATGATCTCCGTTTGATCCGGTCCGTACAAGGCGGCAAGCGGATCGATATCGCTATACGCGGAAGCGTGCGAGTAGATCGCCTGATTGAGATCGCCGAGCGCCGTCATGCGCGAGCGCGGAAACAGCCTCTTCAGGTATTCCAGCTGAAATGGGGAATAGTCCTGCGCCTCATCAACAATGACGTGACGAACGGAAGTATTCGTATGGAAGCCTTTGACCGTCTCCATCAGATACAGATAAGGGGTCGCGTCCTCATACAGCATGCTCCCTTGCATCAGCGTCCG
This genomic window from Paenibacillus hexagrammi contains:
- a CDS encoding DUF6254 family protein yields the protein MSHQKRRQEAAWKSRKQEQHPHGKIKSFAELANEGTK
- a CDS encoding ATP-binding domain-containing protein, giving the protein MAASIADLRLITKHSPEFDQGVLVIPSYLAKGVEFDAVLIYDGSQVRYGREHERKLFYTACTRAMHFLHIYALGEPSEFITSQHEETYAIE